CGGTGCCAAGGAATGCCGCCTCGCCCTCTGGGAAAgtcctgctgtcaccagcctggtgtctcttcctcagctacaaaaaagaaaaccaaacattaaAGCATGAACTTTGCAGCACATCAGCCAAAAAACACTGATCCTGGGGCTCCCCCTCTCTTAACAATGCCCAGAGTCTTGGGCAGCTTGCTTTGGCTTCGCTCACAGCCTGACACCTGCACGGACAAAGTCTTGGTGGCATGATGGATGCTAAGCCCACTCACCCACCCTGGCCTCCACTAGGGCTGTGACATCCCTGattgcagcaggacagagatacCAGGGTGGGCATCCCACGCTCAACCCCAACCCAGTCGACTCTGCCCCCCCTCCTCATTTCCTGCCTAGCCCTAGCCCTACTGCCTGCCCCCTCAGCGCTTCTGCcactgccctgacacagcctggctgcctgcacCTGCTCTCAGGGAAACAGGACGCTTCTCAGGGCTCATGCACCTGCACTCAAACTTGCATCCTAGCCTCTACACCTTACATTCATGGCCTGCTCTCCGGCCTGACGCTCCTTCACCTCTCGAGCCCTCCCTCAGCCTCGCTGGGTCTCTCTCAAGTGCCCTGCTTCACCCTACTTCTCTAAGGCCCTATGCTAGCAGTCGAGGATGCTCCTGATCCAGGGTCCCAAGGGTTGTCCTGCGGGCAGGACGAGTCATCCACAGTTTCTCCCTAGCCTAACTAACTTTGGCCCTGAGACAGGGCAGAGGCTGACAGAGCCGCGCTCTTGGCGGTGGCAAAGGCACGAAGCCTTACCAACCGCCGCCTCGAGGAATGGGAGGAGACATCCTCGACTGCGGGGAGACAGGAGATCCCAGGGTGGGCCGGGGCGGGAAACCCCCGGTTAGACCCGGCCCTGCGGACCCTGCTCCCCACTAACGCTTCCTGCCTGCCCCTCTCGGCTCTTCTGCCGCTGGCCTgccacagcctggctgcctgcacCTGCTCTCAGGGAAACAGGACGCTTCTCAGGGCTCATGCACCTGCGCTCAAATTTGCATCCTAGCCTCTACACCTTACTTtcacctcctgctctctgccctgaCACTCCTTCACCTCTCAAGCTCTCCCTCAGCATCACTGGGTCTCTCTCAAGTGCCCCTGCTGGACCCTACTTCCTTACAACCCTACACCTTGCAGCTAGGGAtgttcctggcacagggatccCAGGCTTGGCTGGGAATGTCTTCATGCACCCTAACCCTGTGAACTCTCAAACACTCAAAGAAGGCTCAAGACGTGAAGCTTGCTAGAACACAGACATGGCTTGGAATTGCCCTGCCCAGCCAAGGCTCTGGTGATGCTGGGGAGAAACCCTCACCCTTTACTTCTGAGGGGTCTGGCCCTCTAGGGCCCTCTCCTCTAAGCTAGCTTTGAATTGCCTCCTGGCactgaaaacctttttcctcttctcatcACCCCCATCCCCGACACTTAGCTTTTGGAAGATGAGCCAACAAACTCTGTCCTGGATGGAAAACGATGCCTCGGTACCATGGACGTCCCAACAGTCTCTGCCTGCGGCTGCTTCCGTAGCCAAACCTGAAAGGGAGACCTGAGCGATAACAGCTGCTTCTGTCCACCGCTCGCCTCACTCTGACTTCTAGGGCAGGTACCCGGCTTTACTTCTGCCCAGAACAAACATACTGCCGCTAAGAAATACAGCCTTAAGTCAATAGACCGTATCCCTTACCATAGGCCATGgacatacaaaataaaactgcacCATCAATTGTTAAAGACCactaaatagaaaaaaaaatctaaaaaaattgaattgaaCAAAACACCAAGCAGGATGAAATTGGGACCTTACCCTCCATTCAAACCCCTAATACAACCCTATTTCCCCCCCcttccatttaaaatacaaCCCAGGGATTCCCTGTCAATGGATACTCTTCACACCCTAGAAAACCCAAGTTTTCCTTCAGTCAGCACCCTGAGAATCCCAACAGAAGGGGAATTTCCCCCGCTTGAAACACAGACAACAAACAAAGTGAAGGTTCTTCCCTCCATTTcaactttcttttccctgccaacccccattttttttctgaggcgATAAGGGAGGGATGGACGagacaaaatggaaaaggaaaacaacaaaagtcTCCCTACACAAACCCACACAGACttacctgctgctgctgcctggcacaaAGCTCTGTCCCTTGCCACCTCCTTAAAGCCCTGCTCTGCATCCAGAGGCTCCCCCAGACTCCACGAGACACCCCATGGAAACTCACCAGCAGCCCCTCATCTCCACAAGCTCCAGACCAAAGTGACCTGAGGTTCCCCTCTTAaaccagccctggcaggagccaCCCCCTCCTTATCCTAACACCTCACATCTGGCCCTGCTCTTGACCAGGGTTCTCAGCCCTCATCATGCTAAAAGCTCACAACTGGCTCTGCTCGCACCAGGGCTCTGAGCCCTCATTAACGTAACAGCTTacacctggcagctgctgccattcccaggggcagggcaggggcacggggGACTTGCTGCTCATTCCCTGGACAGATCCTTGGCTGCACCTGACACCCTGGCCCGCCAGCCTTTCCTTGCTGGGGATAAGGACCCCTCTTCTACTGCAGGTGCCCGAGGCTGAACTTGGGAATCCACCTGCTGATATCCGGTGGTTGGTGATTCCAGAGGCTTCAGCAGCGTTCTCTGTGGCTTCCTAGGGAAAGGAATGAAGGCAGAGAGAGTCTCAGCCTGGTAGATCCAGGTTCCCACATCCCAGTGCAGCCACCCACACAGCAGGCACTCGCTTCTCCAGAGTGAATGCTCACTTGCAGCTAGGACTGACAGGGAGGCAGGAAGCTCAGGGCAAAGCCAAAATCCAAGTGCTGCACGCACGGCTCCTCTACCTGGTTTCCAACTAATAATCCACCACATCCAGTAGAGGGGAACATCACCCAGGAGTGCAAAGCTGTTGGCATAGCAGCCATCTGGGAATGACTCTCTGAAAGAAAGTGGAATAGGGGAACGGCAGCATCCGAAGGACTGGCAGTGGAGAAAGGTGCACAGTGACAAGTCCTGGGAGAGGTCTGAGGAGCTCTGGACCAGGAACTGGGTGACACAGACCTCCCGGAGTCCAGTAGCTGAAGCAAGGTCAGGTGCCTCATCGTGTCCAGATAGACAGCAATTACCCCCCTCTCCATGGGAATGGAGCCATCCTCCTTGGGAAAAGGCCAGAAACAGGTGTCACAGACCCacacctgcaggagctgagtgcCTGCATTGCAAATTTAATATGTGGATTCCTGAGATTTCTCCTCAAACAACCTGTGATGTGGGGAACGCAGATCTGAGGAAATCTGCCTTGAGCTGACCTATTTCCTCACTACCACAGGCTGAGGAAGCACAGATGGCTCCTGCACTAGAGCATAGCCAATGCTGGGGACCGTCACCAGAGCAAGAAAGCAAAGGCGTTCTGTCCCAGCTCTCGCCACAGACTGAACCCTAAGTCACACGattgctgtcctgctgctcgTGTGTCACATCTACCACCTCCTCCCACACCCTCCTCTTCTTCATGCATGCTTCAGGGGACTATATCCCTCCTCAAGctgtccaaaggaaaaaatcaaacagtCAATAAAaccctccccagggcaggaagaggcagaatACTTCCCTGTTAGCTGTCTCTGCCCCTATAAGGAACGCCGACACAAGAGCCCAAGTCAGACACATCCGAAGTCTCTGTTCCATCTGGCGCAGGCCTGGAGATGACTCCCAGGGCAGCGTGGTTCAACCCCAGGGTGCTCCGGTGCTCTACGCGTCCGGGCGCAGCAGGGCTGCCGCAGATCCCTGCCCAAGGACTGCACAGCTTCCTCCTACAGCTCAGCACGGGGGCAGGTCTCGCTCATGCGGCCCGAGGAGGGGGACCCCACTCACCAGAATTCATTTCCCCGCTCCCCCTGCCGCCGATTCCGGTGTTTGACCGCAGGAACCGGGACAGGCCCGCGGAGCCCCCGGACCGGGTGCGTGGGGCCGGACTCGGGGCGGAGCCCGGGCCGGGGCCAAAGGAGCTGGGTTCGGGACGCGCCGGGCCAGGGGGAGGATCCCGGCCCGGGCTGGGGgcgtgggacagggctggggccGGAGCCCGGGCTGGGGGCGTGGGGCAGGCAGACCTGAGGAGGGCTTGGGGGGATCTCTAGAGAAATTGGGGGGCTCCAGGGAATTTGGGGTCAACAGGGGCCCAGGGGAGCCGAAAGAACAGCAGGACCCCCACAGCTTGAACAAACCGCCTTTATTGAGGGGTGGGGCACGCACAGCAAGGTCCCCCCATCACAGCCCCCTCCTCATCTCAAACTCCCCCCGCAGCAGAGCCCCCTGCAGGGGCACCTGCAGCCCGGTGGGCGGAGGGGTGAGGgggggctgtccctggggccCCCCCAGGCTCCGCCCGCGACCCCTCCCCATTCCGGGCGCCGGCGCTTCgggggctggtggcagcagtgggGGGGGGCTCGACGAGGCTGGTCGCGACAGAGAGGGACGGGGCGGGGCTGGGCGCGACGGAAAGTGTCGGGACAGAGGGGGTCGCAGCGGACGGTTTGGCGACAGGGCGGGTCGCGCTGGGCTGTGTCGCGACAGAGCCGGCGACAGCAGCATCGTGACGGTTCCGTGTTctggggggctccggggggtTGCGGGCCCCAGGGTCGGGGGTCCCGCGAGCGTCTGGGGGGATCCCTGGGTGgtcggggcggggccgggggatCCCAGGGTGGCTCCGGGTTCCAGAGCTGGGGGCTCCGGGAGAATCTGGGTGGGTCTGGGGGAGCTGTGGGGGGGTCAGGGGATTCCCAGAGGGGTCTAGGGGCATCTGGGGCGTCCCACAGGGGTCTCGGGGCATCCAGTAGGGCCCTGGGAGCCTCCAGGTTCCACAGTTGGGGAGTTCTGGGGGGTCTGGGGTggtccagggcagctctgggtaGCTCTGAGCTGGGTAGCTCTGGTCTGGGGTCCCACGGCAGTCTGGAGGTATTTGCGGCATCCCAGAGGGGTCTGAGGGGGTCCAGGGAGGCCTTGTGGGGTTCTGGGCTCCAGATTTGGGGGGTCCGGGAGGGtctgggggggggtggggggagctCGGGTGGGGTTTGAGAGTTCCCAGAGGAGTCTGGGGGGGGTTTGGAGTGGGTCTGTGGAATCCCAGGGGGGTCTTTGGGCATTCCAGGGGGACCTggaggggtcccagggggtCCCAGTTCTCCAGATTTTTGGGGTCTGAGGGCATCTGGGGGCATGGGGGGGCCCACGGGTGTCTCTGCATtggggggggtccccagggtgGAGCATCTGGGCTGAAGGCCGGGGCAGTGATGGGGGTCCAGCCTTCATCCTCCCCCTCATCCTTCTGGGGAGGCTGTGGGGGCCTCCAAAagggtgctggcaggagcccCCCAGGAGCACCCCATGTGTGGGTGGGCCCCCCGGGGgtctcatcctcctcatcctcgaCTGAGCTCCATGAAAAAGGGTTCTGGGGGTGAGGAGAGGGGTCAATAAACCCCCCGTGACACCCCAAAAACAGGGTGGgaacctccccccccccccaaattccaGACTCACCTCTCGCTTTCTGGGGTCTCCGAAtatggggctgggggtgcaggggggcGGTGGCGGCTgcgaggagaggggaggaaaactTTAGGGTAGATTTTGGGATACTTTGGGAACAACTCTAGGGCACTTTTGGAATATTATGGGGGCAGTTTTAAAGTCCTTTTAGGGCACTTTTTGGGGCACTCACTGTATTGACATGACGAAGTGGGCTGGGAGTCCTGGCAGGGGGGTCTCCCACCTCCCACCCCCCCAAATTGACTGCTTGTTCTGGCACTTCTGACCTCTCCTCTTGCTGGGGGGCCCGGGGGCTCTTCTGACCTGCTGGAGACAACACTTGATTTGGAGTAGCAGGGGTTTCTGGTGCCCTCTCCTCCCCTTGGGGCGGGGGCAGTACCTGAGGCTTGGGCTGGGGTTCGGTGTGCCAGGAAAACCCCCAGGTCTGGGGGTCCCCGTCGGTGcctcctgagcacagccatgAGGCTCCGGCGCCGCTCGCGCACCAACTCCCGCCCCGGAAACGCCCCAAAACTCCCCAGCAGCGAGGCCAGACTCGCCACCAGATCCTTCAGCGCCTCAGCTGGGACCCCTCCGATGTCCCCCTCCTCAACTGGGGGAGTGGGGTGGGGAGCATCCCCACCAGGGCCGGGGGTCAGCAGGCGCCGGACATCAAGAGATTTGACCTTGTGGTTGAAGAGGCCACGGTGGCACAGCCGGTTCTGGGTGATCACCACAGGTTTGGGGGGCCCCAAGGGGCTCCCCAAAAAGAGACCACCAGCCCAcgggggaggctgcagccagcgAGGGGGAATGGTGGGACCCCGCCGGGAGCCCCTCAAGGGGATCTTTGCGCCGAATTTGGCTGCGTTGCGTTCCCGTTTGGTCCTGAGGCGTTTGGATTTGGAGCAGGCGGGAATGGGGAGGGGGCGGTGGTTTCGTTGCAGGGGCGCCCCCAGGACCGCCTGGTGCTGGCTCATCGTGCCAGTGGCAGCTGagaaaaagctgggaaaagggaggtTTTTGAGGAGTTCTCTCCCTCAGGTGCCCCCCAGGATCTTCATTCCCCCCCCTCCATGGAACGTCTTGGTACTCTCAGGACCCCCCAATTCCACCTCAGTTTCCCCCTCAGGGCCCCCCCTTCCCCTCAGATATCCCTCATTATCCCCACAGCCCCGAAGGGCCCTCAGGCCCCAGTCCAACCCCTCAGATCtcccccctgagccccccatTCCTTTCTAGGACCCACATGGCCCCTTAGGATGCCCCAGGGCTCCCAATGCTCCCCGACTCCCCCCCATTTTTCCCAATTTCCCCTTAACTGCCCCACCTGCCCCGAGACCGCGCCCCCTCACGCGCAGGTGGCCGTTAGGCTCCAGGGATCGTTTGAATTCTCCCATGCTTCGCTCCCATTGGCCCGCGGGGCCCCAGCACTCAGGCGCTGATTGGCCGAGGGTTCAAGGGCGGGAAAAGTTAGAGCTGcgagggaggggcggggcctccgTGAGGGGAAGGTGGGGGCGGGTCTGAGGGAAGAGTCGGGGAAGTTGGGAATAGTGGGTGAAAgtgagagaaaacagcaaaaaccgGGCAGTAAAATGGAGGGAAATGGGGTGCGTTTGGAGTAATGGGGGAGAAATGGCGATAGTGGGGTAAAATGGGAGGAGAATGGAACataaagggggaaaatggggatAAAGAGGGGAAATAGGGATAGTGAGTGGAAATGGGGATAATGGAGGGAAAATGGGACATAGTGGATTAAAATTAGGAATAACAAGGGAAAATTGGGAggaaattttacagaaatttgacagaaaatggaaattgtgGGAAAAGAGCAAACTGGGGTTAATGGGGTAGAACAGGGGGACCTGGCGGTAATGGGAAACATTGAGAGAAAGTGGGGGAAAATAGGATAAAATGTGGGAAATTTTGGACAATGGGGAAAGGGGATAATGGGGTACAGTGAGGGGGAAACTGGGGATAATGCAATAAAATGGGGGGGAATTGGGGATAAATGGGGGGGAATTGGGGATAATGGGGGAAAATTGAGGTCTCATGCTCATTATTGGTTTACAACTTATTCAAGGTTCATGGATGATTTATTACTGATTTATCAGCTCCAGGCAAGGGGAGGGTCCCCCAGTACCCCCCAGACCCTCACTagctttattttttgggggggtcagCACAGCCTTGAGTTACCGAAGCAAAGCcttgggtgggtgggtgggtgggtggggggcACACAGGGGCTTGGGGAGGGGTCCTTTGGGATCACACCCTTGTTCAGGGGGTGCTTTAAGGCTTCTCCAGGAGGCTGTCAGTGGTGGCGAGGGTCCCCACATCCTGGTAGGTGGGCTGCACCCCCCGGGAAATGTCCTCATACATAGAGCACTCATCTAGGTtcaggccctgcagagagggaaattGGGGTGGGGGGTTTGATTTGGGGGTGATGAacaccccccccgccccttcTCTGGGGGGCTCAGAGCCTCTCCCCCACGTCACCTCATAAAGATTTTCCTCCTCAATGGAGATTTTCTTGGGCTGGAGGAGCCGCTCATTAGCCCAGCGCTTCTGTGGGGGAGAAAAATCAGGTACAGGGGGTTTTGAGGGGCAGCTGGGGGAATGGGGAGGAATCAAAGGGGattgggggtgctgggggggaACTGGGGGTATCTGAGGGGAAACAGGGGGGGCCAGGGGGGGAATTAAGGGCGGCATGGGATATTTAGGGATACCTGGAAGGGGATTTATGGGTACCAGGAGGAATTAGGGTTGTCAGGACTGAAACATCAGGGACACCAGGACCAGAATGAAGGGTGGGGATTCCCTGTCTTGCCCCCTCCTCACCctgaagagcaggagcag
The nucleotide sequence above comes from Hirundo rustica isolate bHirRus1 unplaced genomic scaffold, bHirRus1.pri.v3 scaffold_198_arrow_ctg1, whole genome shotgun sequence. Encoded proteins:
- the LOC120747774 gene encoding basic proline-rich protein-like, whose amino-acid sequence is MSQHQAVLGAPLQRNHRPLPIPACSKSKRLRTKRERNAAKFGAKIPLRGSRRGPTIPPRWLQPPPWAGGLFLGSPLGPPKPVVITQNRLCHRGLFNHKVKSLDVRRLLTPGPGGDAPHPTPPVEEGDIGGVPAEALKDLVASLASLLGSFGAFPGRELVRERRRSLMAVLRRHRRGPPDLGVFLAHRTPAQASGQKSPRAPQQEERSEVPEQAVNLGGWEVGDPPARTPSPLRHVNTPPPPPCTPSPIFGDPRKRENPFSWSSVEDEEDETPGGPTHTWGAPGGLLPAPFWRPPQPPQKDEGEDEGWTPITAPAFSPDAPPWGPPPMQRHPWAPPCPQMPSDPKNLENWDPLGPLQVPLECPKTPLGFHRPTPNPPQTPLGTLKPHPSSPHPPPDPPGPPKSGAQNPTRPPWTPSDPSGMPQIPPDCRGTPDQSYPAQSYPELPWTTPDPPELPNCGTWRLPGPYWMPRDPCGTPQMPLDPSGNPLTPPQLPQTHPDSPGAPSSGTRSHPGIPRPRPDHPGIPPDARGTPDPGARNPPEPPRTRNRHDAAVAGSVATQPSATRPVAKPSAATPSVPTLSVAPSPAPSLSVATSLVEPPPTAATSPRSAGARNGEGSRAEPGGAPGTAPPHPSAHRAAGAPAGGSAAGGV